The nucleotide sequence AGCCGAATGATCGAAAAGCGATACCGTTCCCGGGGAGAAGGTTCCGATGGATATGAAACTGTCGCCCGAGCAAATGAAGCTCCGCAGCGCGGCGCGTGAATTGGCCGAATCCGAATTCGCGCCGAAGGCGGCGGAGGTCGATCGAACCGAAGCCTACCCTTTCGACAACGTGGCCGCTCTGAAGGCCGCGGGCTTCATGGGCTACACAATTCCGGAATCCTATGGCGGCCGGGGCGGCAGTTACTTCGAGGCCGCCCTGATCATCGAAGAAATGGCGCGGGTATGCGGGGCGACAGGCCGCATTACGGTCGAGGCCAACATGGGCGCCATCTCTGCGGTCATGCAGTATGGCACCGAGAAGCAGAAGCGGCTGGGAGCCGATCTCGTTCTTTCCGGCGACAAGCCGGCGATTTGCATCACCGAGCCGGAAGCCGGATCGGCGGCGACCGAGATGACGACGCGCGCAGACAAGCATGGCAACACCTACGTGATCCGAGGCAAGAAGCACTGGATCACGGGGGGCGGGGTCTCCAGGCTGCATCTGATTTTCGCCCGGGTATTCGACGAGCGGGGCGAAGAGCAGGGGATCGGCGGCTTCCTCGCCCTCAAGGGGGCGCCCGGCCTGATCATCGGCAAGCGCGAGCCCGCAATGGGCCTTCGCGGCATCCCCGAGACAGAGATCATTTTCGAAGACCTGGAAATCCCTGAGGATATGCTGGTGCTGCCGCCGCGCGGGCTTCGGCGCGGATTTGCGGACCTCATCGACGCTTATAACAGCCAGCGGGTGGGCGCCGGAACGGTCGCGCTCGGGCTCGCACAGGGGGCGTTCGAGAAGGCCATGACCTTCGTGAAGGAGCGCAAGCAGTTCGGACGGCCGATCGCCGAATTTCAGGGCCTGCAGTGGATGCTGGCCGACATGGCGGTAGCGCTCAATGCCGCGAGGCTGTCGCTTCACCAGGCTGCGCTTAGCGCCGATCCGTTCCCGGATCCTCTGCTCGCGGCGCAGGCGAAGATCATCGCATCCGAGACGGCCAACGCGGTTACGAACCAGGCACTGCAGCTCTTCGGCGCCAGGGGCTACTCGCGGGATTATCCGCTCGAACGCATGGTTCGGGATGCCCGCATGTTCACGATTGCCGGCGGCACGGCGCAGGTGCTGAGGACATTGGTGGCGTCAAGGATTCTCGACACCAAAATCCCGCAGACCCGCAACGGATATTTGGAGGCGGTTCATGCTCCGTCCCTCGCGGCGAAGTAATCGCCGCGGGTTCACACCGCGCGGCTATGCGTTGCGGCGGAATGCGCAAGATGGGCGTCGAACGCCGACGCGACACTGCGTACCAGAAATTCCGCGCCATCGCTGATCGAAAGCCAGTCATCGATCATCGTCACGGCGCCGTCGGCGATGAGGCTCTCGATCCGTCGCCGATCGACGATCGCGGATCGAAGGTCGCGGCCGTGTAGCCGGCCATCGCATGCTCGACGTAGAGAAGGAAGCGCTGCTCGTCCTCGCCCGTGGGCTTTCCGCCTGCAGGGACCATCACAGCATCCTGACTTTTACCTCGCGACGGCGCTCCTGGGTACGCGTCGAGACCGTCAAGTCGTTCGAGGAGCCGATGGGAGTTGCCGTCGAGCGACGCATCGGCGCGCTCAAGCCGGGCTACTACACGCGCATCGGCGCGGCGGTGCGCCATGCCGCTGCCCAACTCGCCAGTCAGCCGCAGCGCAAGAAGCTGCTGCTGGTGCTGACCGACGGGAAGAGCGCCATTACTGATGCAAACTCATCCATCGGCTAGATTTCTACCGTCTTGGATTGAAACATCTGTGAACCTTTTGGCGATGTGCCGCCCGCCCGCTCTTGTAAACGCTTCCCTCACGATTGCGGTAGTTTCGCCAGCGTGTGATCGCCTTTGCGCGGCTGCACCAAAAAGAGTATAAGCAATGATACGCGAGTCTTCGATGCCATCCCAGGGTCGAGGGTTTTCGCTTGATAAAGGTATTCGCTGCGGTAGGGCCCGATGCCTGCCGTCCCGGACCCACCGGGCGTCCGGCCGCTTAACGAGATCGTGCATGAAGCTTCGCCAGGTTCTCTTTTTATGTACAGGAAATTACTATCGAAGCCGCTTCGCAGAAGAGATGTTCAATCACGAAGCGCGCAGAACTGGCCTGAACTGGCGGGCGTCTTCACGGGGTCTCGCCCTCGAGCCGTCGCCTGAAAACGTCGGTGCGATCTCAATGTTCGCGCTCCAAGCACTGAACGATCGCAGTATCTCACCAGCCGAACGGTTTCCGGTCGTTTGTATGATCGACGATTTAGAATCGGCTGATCGCGTAATCGCATTAAAAGAGGCGGAGCATCGCCTCATTCTTGAGAAGAGATTTCCAGGGTGGGAGAACCGAACGTCATATTGGCATGTCGACGATATCGATGTGGCCGAGCCAGCCGATACGATCGCAACGATCGATCAACTCGTGCATGAACTGATTAAGGACTGTCAAAAAGACAATGGATAAAGCAACAAACCGCGGGCATGGATACCCTCCCTCAAGCTTCTGAAAAAGCGGAACGTGCCGCCGAAGGTTTGCTCCACTCTCGACAGTTTATTCCGACCGCCCGTCAGCCTTCCGGCGATCGCCAGCCGACCTGCCCGGCCCTGGCGGATGAACGCGGTGACCCCGCCCGCTACAGCAGCCCAGGGACACGATCCATCTTTTCAGAGCGGAACCTATTTATTCGCGAACCGTTCTTGGTAATCCGCCCAAGGAGAGCTCTACTCATGCGTATCGTGACAACTGCAGCATTGCTGGGCCTGCTTCTGATCTCAAATGCCTCGGCGCAAACGTCGACAACGCCTTCGCCCGATCCGAGGGTTTCTGCCGCTGGAACAGCACCTGAGCCCGGCAGTCCATTAAACCCGCAATCGGACGGGGGTCTGGCAAAAGAAGCCGCTGACGGCTCAACCAAGATGGTACCAGCCGTCCCATGTAGCACTGCAGCTCGTGAGACGGACGGGACGACGACGTGCGTTGGTATCAGCGGTCCGGTGTATCGTACCCGTCGGCCCGGCTTGCCCTCGGACACGACTGTCGGGCGGGCTCGCTGAGTTCTGCCGTACAAGCTGTTGCAAGTTTCTCTGCGCATCGGCTCGCATGATGCGCGGGAGCCTCACTGAGCTGCGTATCGCCACGGGAAGGCTCATTCTGCTTCGCGGACAGCCGCGTGGTCCTTTTGCAGAATGATTGCCGGCATCTGCCCGTACCGGCCCCAGTAGGAGGGCGCGATCTGCTGCAGCGCGAACACGCCTTCAAGGAACAGCTTCCCGGTCCAACCATCGCTAACACAGGAACGCATGAAGGTGTTGCCGATCACGCGGAAACGGCTCGATCTGATAGCGGAGGGCCAGTCCTGCGTCTCGAACCACTGCAACGAATGCGGAAAATGGCTCGGCGTTGGAGCCGCGTCGCCCAGCGAACATGCCTGCGGATACATTTACGGGAAAAAGAAAACGGCACTTCCTGCGTGTCTACGAACGCCCGAGTGGTCGCCAAAGACGCCATCGGAGTCGCGCTTCCAGCCTTCCTTCTCATAGAAGATACGAACCACGTGCGTTTCGCTTGCATGCGATTGGTTGTCCAAGAAATGTGCGATGTCGCCAATGATGGGATAGGACGAGACCGCCTGACGGCGGTGATGAGCTGTGCGCCATCGAATTGCAGAATGGATCGGGTCCGAGGACCGCGCAGAATTTCCAGCGAAAGGTGCAATCGTCCGGCGTCGTCTGGCCGGCCTAGGCTCGAACTTGCGGCCTCGTTATGAGCCACGAATACGCATTTATCCCTTTTCAATGGCCCCCGACATGCCGCGGTCCCTTTGTTCAGACTGGGCAACCAGCCATCTTCGCACGGGTTGCTCGAGAGTTCGCCACGAGGCGAAAGCCAGCATGACGGTCGCAGCCAGGTCGGCCAACATGGTCAATGAGCGGCGAATATCGACGTGGTAGCCAAGATAATCTGCCAATTCAGACAGATTGATCAACGGATGAAACAAGTATGCGGCGTAGCTGATGATGCCCAATTGCTGGATTGGATATAGATCAAGAATCCTCGTGATATGTCCGTTCTGCCGTTGGTAGATTTGCACCAGCAGCAGTCCGTTGAGGACACAACTCAAGCGCCCAAAATGTATCCAGGCCGCGGTCGAGCTGAACAAGACGGGCATCGCGAGGATAAGCGCAAGCGTGAGTGCCAGCGGTCCGTCTCCTCTCAGGAGCCGGGGCAGCGGTCTGTCGGCCGAGAGCCCCGCCAGACCGCCAATGGCCATCAATCCGAAGTTGACAAAAGAGTCCGTGTCGAACTTCGCATCTGAGGCGCCCGTGAAAAGAAAGTAAGCATGCGCCGCAAAGCTGGCGCCAAGGATCGAGAAGCAGGCAACATGCAATTGACGCGACGGGCAGGCGAGCGCGAGCGGTGCAAACAGAAGGTAGAATTGCTCCTCGACGGCCAGACTCCACAAGTGTCCCAGCCGTGTCTCCCAGCCATTCAGCCCGATGTAGATATTCGACAGATAGAACCAATTAGACAACTGGCGCGCAGGACTGCCAACTTCCACCAAACCCCACAGGCTCGCCACCGTTACAACGGCGAGGAGCACATAATATACCGGAAAAATTCGCGCGGTTCGCCTGACGTAAAACCGAGAAAGGCTGGAGCGGAAATTGCTTCGTCCGACGTCGATTCTTCCGCGCGTCTCAGCCAATATCCGTACGATCAGGAATCCGCTGAGCACGAAGAAGACCCAAACGCCGGCCGTTCCGTATCGATCGCTGACGGGCGAGGGCGCCTTGTGACTGATGAATACGAGCAAAAACGACAGCGCCCTAAGGCCATCAAAACCGCGGATGCGAGAGCTTTTCATCGCATACAGAGCTGCACTTCTCGAAAAGTCGAACCTGACAGCGGTCAGGACGACGTGATGGCGGCGCCGACAGTCCTTGGTGAGAACGCGTGCCGAGTTACTTTATCAGAAAACTGCTTAATTCCGCAATTGAGGATCTACCAGGAGAAACTCCTTCTGCAGCTGTTCAACGATACGGGCGAGAGTCTCGTCGACGATCCGTCTGTCGGCCTTTCCGAACTTTACTCCGCGAATGCCCCAATTCGGATCGCGATATTGCCTCGGCTTCTTGTGATGAACGATTACTCCGACAAAGTTCTTGCATCCCGGCGCACTTTTTCTAATCGCCTCGGCGATCGTCAATTCAAGTTCTGCAGGGGTAATCTGCGCTCGTCGGTCCCTGCGCCACCACGTTTTTTTGGAAGGCTCTGTCGCCTGCGACTGGATAGTTGCTAGACTCGTTTGAGCGGGAGCTTCGGACGGGCCAGCCTTGGGCGAGGTCGCGTAACGCCTAAGTTTGCGCAGCCTTCTCCATCCTTTTGCGGCAGTAAACAGCGCGTTTCGTGATGCAACGGAAACAGCACTGCCACCATCGGCATCCCTGGTTGCGTCATGTAAAATGAGCAAAAGCAACCCGGCCCAACACGCTGAAATCAAAATCCAGACTAGCATTGCATCCACCGCAGGTGAAAACACTATTGCCAATGACAGATGCTTCCGCAACCCGATCGCGCGCGCAAGCAGTTTTTGCCATATCCTAGATCGGTTTGCCTCTTCTGAACGAAAATTGCCGTGGCGGACGTGGAACCGAGGCGCGGCAGCCAAAGGCGGGACGTTAACCATTTCGGCTACTTGTTCGGAACGGAGCGGGCGATTGGCGTCGGCTATCGGCTCGTAGCTTCCCCCTGCAATCTGTTTTCTACGCGGTGCTTTGCATCGCGCGCCCGGAGGGAGCTGCTTGCAATGTCAGCGTGACTGCGTGGTGGCTGTGAACGGACAGTCCTTAATCAGATGTCAGGTCAGAGGATGGCTTTTCTGATGGTATGATGGTCGGCTTGGTAAACGGCTGCCCTTGAGTTCGTGCTCCTCGACGACGCATCCTCGGGCGTAATTCCGCGGGCTAACGGCTCCATTTTAACCGCGTTCGGATCCTCCTATTGCACACAGGTGTCGGCCCGCTAGAACTGGCTGATTGGAAGCTCCGCTAGATATTGTCGATATTGTCAGCTGCATGTCGGCAGTGATCATGCCGGGGAAGAATACATTGCGCAGGATTTCTGAAACGACCTCAACCTATCTGAACATTCTGCGGTTCCTGACCGCAACTGGCGTCGTCCTCTTTCATTTTCGTGACAAGGATTTTGGCCCCGCGTGGTTGACCGGCTTTTTCCCTTCTCAGGGGCAGTCTTTCGTCATCGTGTTCTTCGTCCTCAGCGGCTTCTTCGTGACCATGCTGGCCGAACAAAAGAGCCTCGGGGAATTTGCTCTCGATCGCGTGATACGAATTTACATCGTCGCGCTTCCCATCCTGTTATTTACAAGCGTTCTTTCAGCTGTCGCACCTTCAATTTCCACCACCGATGAATATGGGTTTGCGCTCCAACACCCTGCCGCTACGTTTTTTCTCAATCTGTTTTTCCTTAGCCAATCCTGGTGGCTGCACGTCTTACCCTTCGTGGATGGCCCGTATTGGTCGCTTCCTTTCGAAGTGTTCTATTACTTCATCTTTGCGAGCTTCACCTATGCCAGCGGGTGGCGCCGGTGGGTGCTGCTGGCCGTCATTTTTCTGATTGCCGGTCCCAAGATCCTGCTTCGGTTTCCCTGCTGGATCGCGGGCGCTGTGGCTTACAAGTATCGCGGCGCCTCCACCAATGGATGGGCATGGGCCATCCTGGCACCGATCGTCCTGTTTGCCGGATTCCGGTTTGGCCTGAAGGATGCTTCCAATCATCTGAATGACTACTTGTTGTTCGAAGGCGACGCGACTCTAAGAGGCCTGTTTCCCGAAGGCTTCATCAGGAACTGGTTTGTAGCAGGCGCGTTCGCGGTGCATATTTGGGGTGTGTGCAGCATCAAGCAGAATTTCCCGGCCATTGTGTCGCGATGGGCAGACGAAATGGCTGGCATGTCTTATTCGCTTTACTTGCTGCACATGCCGTTGTTGTATCTTCTGGGTGCAATTGT is from Bradyrhizobium sp. AZCC 2176 and encodes:
- the acdA gene encoding 3-sulfinopropanoyl-CoA desulfinase, with protein sequence MDMKLSPEQMKLRSAARELAESEFAPKAAEVDRTEAYPFDNVAALKAAGFMGYTIPESYGGRGGSYFEAALIIEEMARVCGATGRITVEANMGAISAVMQYGTEKQKRLGADLVLSGDKPAICITEPEAGSAATEMTTRADKHGNTYVIRGKKHWITGGGVSRLHLIFARVFDERGEEQGIGGFLALKGAPGLIIGKREPAMGLRGIPETEIIFEDLEIPEDMLVLPPRGLRRGFADLIDAYNSQRVGAGTVALGLAQGAFEKAMTFVKERKQFGRPIAEFQGLQWMLADMAVALNAARLSLHQAALSADPFPDPLLAAQAKIIASETANAVTNQALQLFGARGYSRDYPLERMVRDARMFTIAGGTAQVLRTLVASRILDTKIPQTRNGYLEAVHAPSLAAK
- a CDS encoding arsenate-mycothiol transferase ArsC, with amino-acid sequence MKLRQVLFLCTGNYYRSRFAEEMFNHEARRTGLNWRASSRGLALEPSPENVGAISMFALQALNDRSISPAERFPVVCMIDDLESADRVIALKEAEHRLILEKRFPGWENRTSYWHVDDIDVAEPADTIATIDQLVHELIKDCQKDNG
- a CDS encoding acyltransferase family protein, which translates into the protein MKSSRIRGFDGLRALSFLLVFISHKAPSPVSDRYGTAGVWVFFVLSGFLIVRILAETRGRIDVGRSNFRSSLSRFYVRRTARIFPVYYVLLAVVTVASLWGLVEVGSPARQLSNWFYLSNIYIGLNGWETRLGHLWSLAVEEQFYLLFAPLALACPSRQLHVACFSILGASFAAHAYFLFTGASDAKFDTDSFVNFGLMAIGGLAGLSADRPLPRLLRGDGPLALTLALILAMPVLFSSTAAWIHFGRLSCVLNGLLLVQIYQRQNGHITRILDLYPIQQLGIISYAAYLFHPLINLSELADYLGYHVDIRRSLTMLADLAATVMLAFASWRTLEQPVRRWLVAQSEQRDRGMSGAIEKG
- a CDS encoding acyltransferase family protein; amino-acid sequence: MSAVIMPGKNTLRRISETTSTYLNILRFLTATGVVLFHFRDKDFGPAWLTGFFPSQGQSFVIVFFVLSGFFVTMLAEQKSLGEFALDRVIRIYIVALPILLFTSVLSAVAPSISTTDEYGFALQHPAATFFLNLFFLSQSWWLHVLPFVDGPYWSLPFEVFYYFIFASFTYASGWRRWVLLAVIFLIAGPKILLRFPCWIAGAVAYKYRGASTNGWAWAILAPIVLFAGFRFGLKDASNHLNDYLLFEGDATLRGLFPEGFIRNWFVAGAFAVHIWGVCSIKQNFPAIVSRWADEMAGMSYSLYLLHMPLLYLLGAIVLSDQRSLAFCVIALPAIYFGSYLLSVCTEAQRGKVKQRFRVILNGLPANRSSQGC